A single genomic interval of Spinacia oleracea cultivar Varoflay chromosome 6, BTI_SOV_V1, whole genome shotgun sequence harbors:
- the LOC110797261 gene encoding uncharacterized protein — MEDPPFYPSAGGQTQMTPNRVSLRPRMFSSRREPTYHIQQGLNSLTLRPMSTPFSEDIMNAPEEPKVKTPTIEAYDGTTDPDMYLVAYRHHMFMAHKEERKTSMHLGRIQQGKDESLRSYVKRFNLETGQIPDLPDVVFFDNFIRGLKKGSFKFDLVKKSVRTMAGVLDEAEAFIHATEICSASKDGKTGEATDSSRKKDKIDRKAPWVNGTWALSKEHDNSPGHKRERPQEREYFEYNTDLLTILKDVGTRFDLERPFPMKSLAESRDPKLYCQFHEDIGHDTKNCRSLKRALDGLASKGHLKNYLQRNAHGSGKSQYKKNKSPVSLIEGNHNEGGFVAVISGGPAAGGPTMRGQKDYARRLGQVMLSGKSPVDPFPRIEICESDGGRVATPHDDPLVVEIKISNMRVKLILIDTGSLSDIMSMECLNRLAHDPKTIESIHYPIIGFGGSIIHCKIKAVVVTHLMLLKFVCDDGAIGTIHGDQQQARDCYLTTLNLSSWKKDLGEVRTKRKLEEELPAANENIPAKIEKSG; from the exons ATGGAAGACCCTCCATTTTACCCCTCTGCTGGAGGACAGACCCAGATGACGCCTAACAGAGTAAGCTTGCGCCCCCGCATGTTTTCCAGCCGCCGTGAACCTACTTACCACATCCAACAAGGGCTTAATAGTCTGACGCTGAGGCCCATGAGCACTCCTTTTTCCGAGGACATAATGAACGCCCCGGAAGAACCCAAGGTCAAGACTCCTACCATTGAAGCCTATGACGGTACTACTGACCCAGATATGTACCTAGTTGCTTACCGTCAccacat gttcatggcacacaaggaagaaaggaaaacgagCATGCATTTAGGACGCATTCAACAAGGGAAAGATGAATCATTAAGAAGTTATGTGAAACGATTCAATCTAGAGACTGGGCAGATCCCAGACCTACCCGACGTCGTCTTTTTTGATAACTTTATCAGGGGACTGAAGAAAGGGTCCTTCAAGTTTGATTTAGTTAAGAAGAGTGTGCGAACTATGGCCGGAGTTCTAGATGAGGCTGAAGCATTCATTCACGCAACggaaatatgcagcgcgtccAAGGATGGAAAGACAGGTGAAGCAACAGACTCCTCAAGAAAGAAGGATAAGATAGACCGAAAGGCTCCATGGGTAAATGGCACTTGGGCCCTGTCAAAAGAGCATGATAACTCTCCTGGGCACAAGAGAGAGCGTCCGCAAGAGAGAGAATActttgagtataacacagatcTCCTCACAATCCTAAAAGACGTTGGGACACGGTTTGATCTTGAACGGCCTTTTCCTATGAAGTCACTTGCTGAGAGTCGAGACCCTAAGCTGTATTGCCAGTTCCACGAGGATATAGGGCATGACACCAAGAACTGTAGAAGCTTAAAGAGAGCCCTAGACGGCCTCGCCTCTAAAGGACACCTCAAAAATTACTTACAGAGAAATGCTCACGGCTCGGGAAAGAGCCAATACAAGAAGAACAAGTCCCCTGTCTCACTTATAGAGGGAAACCACAACGAAggaggatttgtagccgtcattTCTGGGGGGCCAGCTGCTGGGGGCCCCACTATGAGGGGACAGAAAGACTACGCTCGCCGCCTAGGACAAGTGATGCTGTCAGGAAAGTCACCTGTAGACCCGTTCCCTCGGATTGAGATATGCGAGTCGGATGGCGGACGAGTAGCCACCCCACATGATGATCCTCTGGTGGTCGAAATCAAAATCTCCAATATGAGAGTCAAGCTTATCCTGATAGATACAGGGAGTTTGTCCGACATAATGAGCATGGAGTGCCTCAACCGTCTAGCTCACGATCCAAAGACCATTGAAAGCATACACTACCCTATCATCGGTTTTGGAGGAAGCATAATAcattgtaag ATTAAAGCAGTAGTTGTCACCCACCTCATGCTCCTGAAGTTTGTATGTGATGATGGGGCAATAGGAACTATACATGGAGACCAACAGCAAGCAAGAGACTGCTACCTCACAACCCTCAACCTGTCATCATGGAAGAAAGATTTGGGCGAAGTGAGGACCAAGAGAAAACTCGAGGAGGAACTACCTGCTGCCAATGAGAATATACCAGCCAAGATAGAAAAAAGTGGCTAA